Proteins from a single region of Polyangiaceae bacterium:
- a CDS encoding ABC transporter ATP-binding protein: MHPLLRLWRYATSRGRGIAWATTCSIGNKLFDIAPEVLIGVLVDTVVKRDASLLARLGVTRVEEQLVVLSVLTVLIWALESTFQYLYQLSWRNLAQAVQHDLRLDVYAHVQQLPLSYFEDRSTGNVLSIINDDINQLERFLNGGANDLIQVGVSSLAVSAIFFALAPQVAVVALLPVPLVLFGAYYFQRRLQPHYADVRERHGILNGVVNNNLTGLATIKAFVTEAHEVGEIRQRSDDYLRANAGAIRVASAITPVIRMAILCGFVGTLIFGGLLTLEGKLSVGAYSALVFLTQRLLWPLTRLADMTDLYQRAMASTRRALDLLATPTLRTDRGEPWPADAGAGRIEVSEVSLSYGDRPALANLSLTVPAGTTCALVGSTGSGKSSLVKLLLRFYEPQSGSIRIDGVDVTSLRLDELRRAIGFVSQEVYLVDGTVADNIRYGSFDATDDEVQAAARAAEAHEFIQALPQGYATRVGERGQKLSGGQRQRLAIARAVLKNPRILILDEATSAVDNETERAIQRSLARITRDRTTLIVAHRLSTIRHAQQICVLEQGQVVERGTHEELLEAQGRYAALWQLQTGEALDAA; the protein is encoded by the coding sequence ATGCATCCCCTCCTTCGTCTGTGGCGCTACGCGACGTCACGAGGTCGCGGCATTGCTTGGGCAACGACCTGCTCCATCGGCAACAAGCTGTTCGACATCGCGCCGGAAGTGCTGATCGGTGTGTTGGTCGACACGGTAGTGAAACGAGACGCGTCCCTGCTCGCGCGACTGGGGGTGACTCGCGTAGAGGAGCAGCTCGTGGTGCTGTCGGTCCTCACGGTCTTGATTTGGGCACTAGAGTCGACCTTTCAGTACCTGTACCAACTGAGCTGGCGCAACCTTGCCCAAGCTGTTCAGCATGACCTACGGCTGGACGTCTACGCACACGTACAACAACTGCCCCTGTCATATTTCGAGGATCGCAGCACCGGCAACGTGCTCAGCATCATCAACGACGACATCAACCAGCTGGAGCGCTTCCTGAACGGCGGTGCCAACGACCTGATTCAGGTGGGCGTGTCGTCCCTGGCGGTGAGCGCCATCTTCTTCGCCCTGGCCCCCCAGGTGGCAGTGGTCGCATTGCTCCCGGTCCCGCTGGTACTCTTCGGCGCCTACTACTTTCAGCGACGCCTTCAACCCCACTATGCCGATGTGCGCGAGCGCCACGGCATTCTCAACGGCGTCGTGAACAACAACCTGACGGGTCTGGCGACGATCAAAGCCTTCGTGACCGAGGCCCACGAGGTCGGCGAGATCCGCCAGCGAAGTGACGACTATCTCCGTGCCAACGCTGGCGCCATCCGCGTCGCATCAGCGATCACTCCTGTGATTCGCATGGCAATCCTCTGCGGCTTCGTGGGCACCCTCATCTTCGGCGGGCTCTTGACCCTCGAGGGAAAACTCTCCGTCGGTGCCTACAGCGCTTTGGTGTTCTTGACTCAGCGCCTGCTCTGGCCCTTGACACGGTTGGCGGACATGACCGATCTCTACCAACGCGCGATGGCTTCCACGCGCCGCGCCCTCGATCTGTTGGCGACGCCGACCTTGCGCACGGACCGCGGGGAGCCATGGCCCGCCGACGCAGGGGCCGGCCGCATCGAAGTGAGCGAGGTCAGCTTGAGCTACGGCGATCGCCCGGCGCTCGCCAACCTCTCCCTCACGGTGCCCGCAGGAACGACCTGTGCGCTGGTTGGCAGCACGGGCTCGGGCAAGAGTTCGCTGGTGAAACTGTTGCTGCGTTTCTACGAGCCGCAGTCCGGCTCGATACGCATCGACGGCGTGGACGTCACTAGCTTGCGTCTGGACGAGTTGCGACGAGCCATCGGGTTCGTGAGCCAGGAGGTCTATCTCGTGGACGGTACCGTTGCCGACAACATTCGCTACGGAAGCTTCGATGCCACCGACGACGAGGTGCAAGCCGCGGCGCGGGCCGCAGAGGCCCACGAATTCATCCAGGCATTGCCCCAGGGCTACGCCACGCGGGTCGGCGAACGCGGACAAAAGCTATCCGGCGGCCAACGCCAGCGCTTGGCGATCGCCCGCGCCGTACTGAAGAACCCGCGCATCTTGATCCTCGACGAAGCGACCAGCGCGGTGGACAACGAAACCGAGCGCGCGATTCAGCGCTCCCTGGCGCGCATCACCCGTGATCGCACGACGCTCATCGTCGCCCACCGCCTTTCCACCATCCGCCACGCCCAACAGATCTGCGTGCTGGAGCAAGGGCAGGTCGTGGAACGCGGAACCCACGAAGAGCTGTTGGAAGCCCAGGGCCGCTACGCCGCGCTGTGGCAACTACAAACCGGCGAAGCCCTCGACGCCGCCTAG
- a CDS encoding metallophosphoesterase family protein: protein MRLGILSDIHANYEALSAVIEAFKSESVDEYYCLGDTVGYGGSPNECADLVRKLVKATILGNHDAAVAGRMDYSYYYEAARNALDTHAQLLSKENLTWLSELPYQIRLDHINVLLCHGSPMRLEEFEYIFAPEQARECLPIYEDLGHITLIGHSHLCKVFALTKDSVEELPPVDFDLEAGRKYIVSVGSVGQPRDYDNRASFTVYDSDKKRFEFKRVEYDIETAADKVLRAKLERNFAHRLFIGV from the coding sequence ATGCGTCTCGGCATACTCAGCGACATTCACGCCAACTATGAAGCGCTGAGCGCCGTCATCGAGGCATTCAAGAGCGAGAGCGTCGACGAGTACTACTGTCTGGGCGACACGGTCGGCTATGGCGGCTCGCCGAACGAGTGCGCAGACCTGGTTCGAAAGCTCGTCAAAGCAACGATCCTGGGCAACCACGACGCAGCGGTCGCCGGGCGCATGGACTACTCGTATTACTACGAGGCGGCGCGCAACGCCTTGGACACCCACGCACAGCTCTTGTCCAAAGAGAACCTCACGTGGCTGTCGGAGCTTCCGTACCAGATCCGTCTGGACCACATCAACGTGCTGCTCTGCCACGGCAGTCCGATGCGGCTCGAGGAGTTCGAGTACATCTTTGCACCGGAGCAGGCGCGCGAGTGCCTGCCCATCTACGAGGACCTCGGTCACATCACGCTGATTGGCCATTCGCACCTGTGCAAGGTGTTCGCCTTGACCAAGGACTCGGTCGAGGAGTTGCCCCCCGTCGACTTCGACCTGGAAGCCGGTCGCAAATACATCGTCAGCGTGGGATCCGTCGGCCAGCCGCGGGACTACGACAATCGCGCGAGCTTTACCGTCTACGACTCGGACAAGAAGCGCTTCGAGTTCAAGCGCGTCGAGTACGACATCGAGACCGCTGCAGACAAGGTGCTGCGCGCGAAACTCGAGCGCAATTTCGCCCACCGCTTGTTCATCGGGGTGTGA
- a CDS encoding HAD family hydrolase — protein sequence MSATTLPPLVSRQEQAALLSAALERIAKTQGERAPVAVFDLDGTLVDNRPRTSAILHELAEKWSSTHPREADILRTIRYGELDYLLEGNLRGAGIGEDGLIAEAIDYWRSRFFFDECMRHDVALDGALSFVRACHDAGAIVVYFTGRDLPNMALGTLASLRDLGFPIGVPGTELVLKPNAEISDADFKRDFTPKLGRRGVLTAAFDNEPGNCNIFKELFPALDVFLVHTQHHPDAPPLAADIPVIADFDMGA from the coding sequence ATGTCCGCGACAACCTTGCCCCCTCTGGTGAGCCGCCAAGAGCAAGCGGCGCTGCTGAGCGCTGCGCTCGAACGCATCGCCAAGACCCAGGGCGAGCGCGCGCCCGTGGCGGTGTTCGATTTGGACGGAACGCTGGTCGACAACCGACCGCGCACGAGCGCCATCTTGCACGAGCTGGCGGAAAAATGGTCCTCCACGCATCCGCGAGAAGCGGACATCCTGCGCACCATTCGCTACGGCGAGCTCGACTATCTCCTCGAAGGCAACCTGCGTGGAGCCGGGATCGGCGAAGACGGGTTGATTGCCGAAGCCATCGACTACTGGCGCTCCCGCTTCTTCTTCGACGAGTGCATGCGCCACGACGTCGCCTTGGACGGCGCGCTGTCGTTCGTGCGCGCATGCCACGACGCGGGCGCGATAGTCGTCTACTTCACGGGTCGTGACTTGCCCAACATGGCGCTCGGGACTCTGGCCAGCTTGCGAGATCTGGGTTTTCCCATTGGCGTTCCTGGCACTGAATTGGTGCTCAAACCCAATGCGGAGATCAGCGACGCCGACTTCAAGCGCGACTTCACGCCCAAGCTGGGTCGACGCGGCGTGCTGACCGCGGCCTTCGACAACGAGCCGGGGAACTGCAACATCTTCAAGGAACTGTTCCCGGCCCTGGACGTGTTCCTGGTGCACACGCAGCACCACCCCGATGCACCGCCCCTAGCCGCGGACATCCCGGTGATTGCCGACTTCGACATGGGGGCGTGA
- a CDS encoding dihydroorotate dehydrogenase — protein sequence MSALEIDVGRGLVLKNPVLTASGTFGYALEYDDFFDVAELGGICTKGLSLHPRTGNPPERICETPAGMLNAIGLANVGVEAFCVEKLPKLRQRGVTVVANIFASSVEDFVAIAERLEREEGVAAIELNVSCPNVSHGGIEFGKDPKLSSQVTGAVRKATQRPLWVKMSPEAGDLAAVARACEEAGADALTAINTVRGMSIDVATGRVRLANRTGGLSGPALRPVALRIVWELVDAVKIPIIGIGGIASTRDALEFLMAGACAVQVGTASFSDPCAAKKVVDGLAAYCQQNATTVAKLVGSAR from the coding sequence ATGAGCGCCCTCGAGATCGACGTGGGCCGCGGCTTGGTCTTGAAGAACCCGGTGCTGACCGCTTCCGGAACCTTCGGCTACGCGCTGGAGTACGACGACTTCTTCGACGTCGCGGAGCTCGGCGGCATCTGCACGAAAGGGCTCAGTCTTCACCCCCGCACCGGCAACCCGCCCGAGCGCATCTGCGAAACGCCGGCCGGCATGCTCAACGCGATCGGCCTGGCGAATGTCGGCGTCGAAGCCTTCTGCGTCGAGAAGCTGCCCAAGCTGCGCCAGCGCGGAGTGACCGTGGTGGCAAACATCTTCGCGAGCAGTGTGGAGGACTTCGTTGCCATCGCTGAGCGGTTGGAGCGCGAGGAGGGCGTCGCGGCCATCGAACTCAACGTCTCTTGTCCAAACGTGAGCCACGGCGGCATCGAGTTCGGCAAGGACCCCAAGCTCAGCTCGCAAGTGACCGGCGCCGTGCGCAAGGCCACGCAGCGGCCGCTATGGGTGAAGATGAGCCCCGAGGCCGGAGATCTCGCAGCGGTTGCCCGAGCCTGCGAAGAGGCTGGAGCCGATGCGCTGACCGCGATCAACACCGTGCGCGGCATGAGCATCGATGTCGCGACGGGTCGAGTCCGTCTGGCCAATCGCACCGGCGGTCTGAGTGGACCCGCCCTGCGCCCCGTGGCGTTGCGCATCGTCTGGGAGCTTGTGGATGCCGTAAAGATCCCGATCATCGGTATCGGTGGCATCGCGTCGACGCGCGATGCGCTCGAGTTCCTGATGGCCGGCGCCTGCGCCGTTCAAGTCGGTACGGCAAGCTTTTCCGACCCGTGCGCCGCGAAGAAGGTGGTGGATGGTCTGGCCGCGTACTGCCAACAGAACGCGACGACGGTCGCCAAGCTGGTCGGCAGCGCACGCTGA
- a CDS encoding dihydroorotate dehydrogenase electron transfer subunit → MTRRLSVMPLLRRESIGDAYHVLTFEAPAPVEAEPGQFVMVRGAEWGDAPLLPRPMSYLSAGATPSILIKVVGEGTTRMARAEPGEPFTLLGPLGVPWRAHDASRRPVLVAGGVGVAPLVFLAQQLSARGVRPVAIYGGRTARDLPLDDVLAETCELFITTEDGSRGRKGRVTDELANLLQDGHEVFTCGPDRMMAAVAELCARSSVPCEVSLETPMACGYGVCLGCPVPTSEGGYLYACTHGPCMNATRVDWAAGRHAARAGGTT, encoded by the coding sequence ATGACACGGCGGTTGAGCGTGATGCCGCTTCTGCGGCGCGAAAGCATCGGTGACGCGTATCACGTGCTGACCTTCGAAGCGCCCGCGCCGGTGGAAGCCGAACCGGGGCAGTTCGTGATGGTGCGAGGCGCCGAGTGGGGCGACGCGCCCCTGTTGCCGCGGCCGATGAGCTACCTCAGCGCGGGGGCCACGCCATCGATCCTGATCAAGGTCGTTGGAGAAGGGACGACACGCATGGCGCGCGCCGAACCGGGCGAACCCTTCACCCTGCTCGGCCCCCTTGGCGTGCCGTGGCGGGCGCACGATGCCAGCCGTCGTCCGGTGCTCGTCGCGGGTGGGGTCGGCGTCGCGCCCTTGGTCTTTCTCGCGCAACAGCTGAGTGCGCGGGGAGTTCGACCCGTCGCCATCTACGGCGGGCGCACGGCCCGCGACCTTCCCCTGGACGACGTGTTGGCAGAAACCTGTGAGTTGTTCATCACCACTGAAGACGGCTCGCGTGGGCGCAAAGGCCGCGTCACCGATGAACTCGCGAACCTGCTGCAAGACGGGCATGAGGTGTTCACCTGTGGGCCGGATCGCATGATGGCCGCCGTGGCAGAGCTCTGCGCGCGCTCGAGCGTCCCCTGCGAGGTGTCACTGGAAACGCCCATGGCTTGCGGCTACGGCGTATGCCTGGGGTGCCCCGTCCCGACCTCGGAGGGCGGCTACTTGTACGCCTGCACGCACGGTCCCTGCATGAACGCGACCCGGGTCGACTGGGCTGCGGGCCGCCACGCCGCCCGCGCCGGAGGTACGACATGA
- a CDS encoding GNAT family N-acetyltransferase, whose product MHVEPFLEADRERVLAMARAGEQSLDLDRELARGWATLWVAREHDAGPALAFLLAWSVADEVHIINVATDPEHRRKGAASALLARTLDHARTQRARLVLLEVRRSNRAALELYRAHGFTAMGLRRGYYAENSEDAVEMMLELDPKTGEILPGRDEVLLPGES is encoded by the coding sequence ATGCACGTAGAACCGTTTCTCGAGGCGGACCGAGAACGCGTGTTGGCGATGGCGCGAGCGGGGGAGCAGAGCCTGGATCTCGATCGCGAACTCGCGCGGGGGTGGGCAACGCTGTGGGTCGCACGGGAACACGATGCAGGGCCAGCTCTCGCTTTCTTGCTCGCCTGGAGCGTGGCGGACGAGGTGCACATCATCAACGTGGCCACGGACCCCGAACATCGCAGAAAAGGTGCTGCCTCCGCGCTGCTTGCCCGGACCCTCGATCATGCGCGCACCCAGCGAGCACGACTCGTGCTACTGGAGGTGCGCCGCTCCAATCGGGCAGCGCTGGAGCTCTATCGGGCACACGGCTTTACGGCAATGGGCCTGCGCCGTGGCTACTACGCGGAGAACTCGGAGGATGCCGTCGAGATGATGCTTGAACTGGATCCCAAGACCGGCGAGATCCTCCCGGGCCGAGACGAAGTCCTGCTGCCGGGGGAGAGCTGA